A single genomic interval of Camelina sativa cultivar DH55 chromosome 11, Cs, whole genome shotgun sequence harbors:
- the LOC104725100 gene encoding ureidoglycolate hydrolase isoform X1 — protein sequence MESLERFCSITLLVICLLLPSSLAQQQQHESIRTMEDFSGYPIHEPGQFGSINLASSLSVDAQGLQKQIDELSNFSDAPSPSVTRVLYTDKDVLARRYVKNLMALAGLTVREDAVGNIFGKWDGSEPNLPAVATGSHIDAIPYSGKYDGVVGVLGAVEAINVLKRSGFKPKRSLEIVLFTSEEPTRFGISCLGSRLLAGSKELAEALKTTVVDGQNVSFIEAARSAGYAQDEDDDLSSVFLKKGSYFAFIELHIEQGPILEDEGPLNFPFLHLIASSFFSFSFYAYIRSYLTTGLDIGVVTAIAAPASLKVEFEGNGGHAGAVLMPYRNDAGLAAAELALAVEKHVLESESIDTVGTVGILEQHPGAINSIPSKSHLEIDTRDIDEARRNTVIKKIQESANTIATKRKVKLSEFKIVNQDPPALSDKLIIKKMAEAATELNLSHKKMISRAYHDSLFMARISPMGMIFIPCYKGYSHKPEEYSSLEDMANGVKVLSLTLAKLSLD from the exons atggaatcTTTGGAACGCTTCTGCTCTATTACTCTGCTTGTTATCTGCCTTCTTCTACCTTCAAGCTTagctcaacaacaacaacatgaatcaattaGAACAATGGAGGATTTTTCCGGGTACCCAATTCACGAACCGGGTCAATTCGGTTCCATCAATCTCGCTTCTTCACTCTCCGTTGATGCTCAAGGACTGCAAAAACAG atAGATGAGCTTTCTAATTTCTCTGATGCTCCTTCTCCATCAGTCACCAGAGTTCTTTATACTGACAAAGATGTCTTGGCTCGACG GTATGTGAAGAATTTGATGGCACTTGCTGGTCTTACTGTTAGAGAAGATGCTGTTGGTAACATATTTGGCAAATG GGATGGTTCAGAACCAAATCTTCCTGCTGTAGCCACTGGTTCTCATATAGATGCTATTCCATATTCTGGCAAGTATGATGGTGTTGTTGGTGTTTTGGGTGCAGTTGAAGCTATCAATGTTTTGAAAAG gtCGGGGTTTAAGCCGAAAAGGTCTCTGGAGATAGTCTTGTTCACATCTGAAGAACCAACCCGATTTGGGATCAGTTGTTTAGGAAG CCGCTTGCTTGCTGGAAGCAAAGAACTTGCAGAAGCACTAAAAACTACTGTTGTTGATGGCCAAAATGTTTCATTTATAGAAGCAGCTAGATCAGCTGGATACGCACAAGACGAAGATGACGACTTATCTAGTGTGTTCTTGAAGAAAGGAAGTTACTTTGCTTTTATAGAGTTGCATATCGAACAAGGACCTATACTTGAAGATGAAGGTCCGCTTAATTTCCCTTTTCTGCATCTAATAGCAtcatcctttttctctttttcattttatgctTATATCAGATCATATTTGACCACAGGTTTAGATATCGGTGTAGTTACCGCAATTGCTGCTCCAGCAAGTTTGAAAGTCGAATTTGAAGGCAACGGAGGTCATGCTGGTGCTGTGCTTATGCCATATAG AAATGATGCTGGGCTTGCGGCTGCAGAGTTGGCTCTAGCCGTGGAGAAACATGTATTAGAGTCAGAGTCAATAGATACTGTAGGAACTGTTG GTATTCTGGAGCAACATCCTGGGGCTATCAACAGCATTCCAAGCAAATCCCATCTTGAAATCG ATACAAGGGATATTGATGAAGCGAGAAGAAACACAGTAATCAAGAAAATTCAGGAATCTGCTAACACGATAGCTACAAAACGAAAAGTGAAGCTATCGGAATTCAAGATTGTAAATCAAGATCCACCAGCGCTCTCAGACAAACTAATAATCAAGAAAATGGCAGAGGCAGCCACAGAGCTAAACTTGTCACACAAGAAGATGATAAGCCGAGCTTATCATGATTCTCTCTTCATGGCCAG GATATCTCCAATGGGTATGATATTCATCCCGTGCTACAAAG GATACAGCCATAAACCTGAAGAATACTCATCTCTTGAAGACATGGCTAATGGAGTAAAGGTACTCTCCCTCACTCTGGCTAAGCTCTCTTTAGACTGA
- the LOC104725100 gene encoding ureidoglycolate hydrolase isoform X2: protein MESLERFCSITLLVICLLLPSSLAQQQQHESIRTMEDFSGYPIHEPGQFGSINLASSLSVDAQGLQKQIDELSNFSDAPSPSVTRVLYTDKDVLARRYVKNLMALAGLTVREDAVGNIFGKWDGSEPNLPAVATGSHIDAIPYSGKYDGVVGVLGAVEAINVLKRSGFKPKRSLEIVLFTSEEPTRFGISCLGSRLLAGSKELAEALKTTVVDGQNVSFIEAARSAGYAQDEDDDLSSVFLKKGSYFAFIELHIEQGPILEDEGLDIGVVTAIAAPASLKVEFEGNGGHAGAVLMPYRNDAGLAAAELALAVEKHVLESESIDTVGTVGILEQHPGAINSIPSKSHLEIDTRDIDEARRNTVIKKIQESANTIATKRKVKLSEFKIVNQDPPALSDKLIIKKMAEAATELNLSHKKMISRAYHDSLFMARISPMGMIFIPCYKGYSHKPEEYSSLEDMANGVKVLSLTLAKLSLD, encoded by the exons atggaatcTTTGGAACGCTTCTGCTCTATTACTCTGCTTGTTATCTGCCTTCTTCTACCTTCAAGCTTagctcaacaacaacaacatgaatcaattaGAACAATGGAGGATTTTTCCGGGTACCCAATTCACGAACCGGGTCAATTCGGTTCCATCAATCTCGCTTCTTCACTCTCCGTTGATGCTCAAGGACTGCAAAAACAG atAGATGAGCTTTCTAATTTCTCTGATGCTCCTTCTCCATCAGTCACCAGAGTTCTTTATACTGACAAAGATGTCTTGGCTCGACG GTATGTGAAGAATTTGATGGCACTTGCTGGTCTTACTGTTAGAGAAGATGCTGTTGGTAACATATTTGGCAAATG GGATGGTTCAGAACCAAATCTTCCTGCTGTAGCCACTGGTTCTCATATAGATGCTATTCCATATTCTGGCAAGTATGATGGTGTTGTTGGTGTTTTGGGTGCAGTTGAAGCTATCAATGTTTTGAAAAG gtCGGGGTTTAAGCCGAAAAGGTCTCTGGAGATAGTCTTGTTCACATCTGAAGAACCAACCCGATTTGGGATCAGTTGTTTAGGAAG CCGCTTGCTTGCTGGAAGCAAAGAACTTGCAGAAGCACTAAAAACTACTGTTGTTGATGGCCAAAATGTTTCATTTATAGAAGCAGCTAGATCAGCTGGATACGCACAAGACGAAGATGACGACTTATCTAGTGTGTTCTTGAAGAAAGGAAGTTACTTTGCTTTTATAGAGTTGCATATCGAACAAGGACCTATACTTGAAGATGAAG GTTTAGATATCGGTGTAGTTACCGCAATTGCTGCTCCAGCAAGTTTGAAAGTCGAATTTGAAGGCAACGGAGGTCATGCTGGTGCTGTGCTTATGCCATATAG AAATGATGCTGGGCTTGCGGCTGCAGAGTTGGCTCTAGCCGTGGAGAAACATGTATTAGAGTCAGAGTCAATAGATACTGTAGGAACTGTTG GTATTCTGGAGCAACATCCTGGGGCTATCAACAGCATTCCAAGCAAATCCCATCTTGAAATCG ATACAAGGGATATTGATGAAGCGAGAAGAAACACAGTAATCAAGAAAATTCAGGAATCTGCTAACACGATAGCTACAAAACGAAAAGTGAAGCTATCGGAATTCAAGATTGTAAATCAAGATCCACCAGCGCTCTCAGACAAACTAATAATCAAGAAAATGGCAGAGGCAGCCACAGAGCTAAACTTGTCACACAAGAAGATGATAAGCCGAGCTTATCATGATTCTCTCTTCATGGCCAG GATATCTCCAATGGGTATGATATTCATCCCGTGCTACAAAG GATACAGCCATAAACCTGAAGAATACTCATCTCTTGAAGACATGGCTAATGGAGTAAAGGTACTCTCCCTCACTCTGGCTAAGCTCTCTTTAGACTGA